In one window of Azoarcus olearius DNA:
- a CDS encoding dihydrofolate reductase: MTTPRSLTFVVAIASNGVIGRNNALPWRLKADLAHFKAVTLGHPIVMGRKTWESLGRPLPGRRNMVVTRNADYRAIGAEVFATPEAAVNAVAEGPLFVIGGAQLYKELLPMADRLLITEVLADVEGDAYFPPFNLEAFRECSREHHPADADNQFAFDIVDYRRR; encoded by the coding sequence ATGACGACTCCACGCTCCCTCACCTTCGTCGTCGCGATCGCTTCCAACGGCGTGATCGGCCGAAACAACGCGCTGCCCTGGCGGCTGAAGGCCGACCTGGCGCACTTCAAGGCTGTCACCCTGGGTCACCCGATCGTGATGGGTCGCAAGACCTGGGAATCGCTCGGCCGCCCATTGCCGGGTCGGCGCAACATGGTGGTCACGCGCAACGCGGATTACCGGGCGATCGGCGCGGAGGTCTTTGCCACGCCGGAGGCCGCGGTTAATGCGGTGGCGGAGGGCCCCCTGTTCGTGATCGGAGGCGCCCAGTTGTACAAGGAACTGCTGCCGATGGCTGACCGGCTGCTGATCACCGAAGTCCTCGCCGACGTAGAAGGCGATGCCTACTTTCCGCCCTTCAACCTCGAAGCATTCCGCGAATGCAGCCGCGAACACCACCCCGCGGATGCCGACAACCAATTCGCGTTCGACATCGTCGACTACCGCCGCCGCTAA